One Etheostoma cragini isolate CJK2018 chromosome 6, CSU_Ecrag_1.0, whole genome shotgun sequence DNA window includes the following coding sequences:
- the zmp:0000000881 gene encoding CBL-interacting serine/threonine-protein kinase 21: protein MAYSTSTIAQGCFGKVYKQKYNDTWAAVKKVPHNLISKKDLERECEVYNKANHPNIVKLLGNIILQDGKWIIPLEFIFGEDLETTIFKTSKSKIQLTPSIRGTIITGMCEGLLHLHSKDVVHQDLKPENIMVEHNTNRAVIIDLGLAKFFRFGLNSAADMGNEAYSAPEVLRRGAQRDQRSDVWAMGKIIAELCARVRLYTPTVCPAKIKETLLDQPYCHAVCRMVETDPTLRASMGGVISEIRSLGIVPTSPVQKDHLKPPAPQINVRNLSPSPMNRAPSPINRDPSPINRDPSPLNRAPSPFNRDPAPINRAPSPFNRDPAPINRAPSPFNRDPAPINRAPSPFNRDPLQINRAPSPFNRDPLQINRAPSPFNRDPAPINRAPSPFNRDPSPMNKAPLPLNRDPSPLKWERSPRPDFKAFNPQAAMHLTPSPQKTEALVPAGRTELAQDFKKMKLFQEAAKDLPCNLPTTGRVVIRHFEEKNGEVETWEQKEVVTRDGKIVQFNDIKFNSK from the exons ATGGCGTACTCCACCAGCACTATTGCACAGGGCTGTTTTGGAAAGGTGTACAAGCAGAAGTACAACGATACCTGGGCTGCTGTAAAGAAGGTCCCCCATAATCTCATCAGTAAGAAGGACCTGGAGAGAGAGTGTGAAGTTTACAA CAAGGCAAATCATCCCAACATAGTGAAGCTTTTAGGCAACATTATTCTCCAAGACGGAAAATGGATTATTCCTCTGGAGTTTATCTTCGGCGAGGACTTAGAGACCACCATCTTCAAAACATCAAAGTCCAAAATACAG TTGACTCCGTCCATTAGGGGCACTATCATCACAGGCATGTGTGAAGGGCTGCTTCACCTTCACTCGAAAGATGTTGTCCATCAAGACCTGAAGCCTGAAAACATCATG GTGgaacataacacaaacagagCTGTCATTATCGACCTGGGCCTGGCCAAGTTCTTTCGATTTGGTCTCAACTCTGCTGCTGACATGGGGAACGAGGCCTACTCAGCCCCTGAGGTGCTGCGGAGGGGCGCACAGAGGGACCAGCGCTCAGATGTGTGGGCCATGGGTAAGATCATTGCTGAGCTCTGTGCCCGGGTTCGCCTGTACACGCCCACCGTCTGTCCTGCCAAGATCAAGGAGACCCTGCTGGATCAGCCGTACTGCCATGCCGTGTGTAGGATGGTGGAGACTGACCCTACTCTGAGGGCCTCAATGGGTGGTGTCATAAGTGAGATACGAAGTTTAGGCATTGTCCCAACTTCCCCCGTTCAAAAAGATCACCTTAAGCCACCTGCACCTCAAATTAATGTCAGAAACCTCTCTCCTTCACCAATGAACAGGGCTCCGTCACCAATTAACAGGGATCCATCACCAATTAACAGGGATCCATCACCACTGAACAGGGCTCCGTCACCGTTTAATAGGGATCCAGCACCAATAAACAGGGCTCCGTCACCATTTAACAGGGATCCAGCACCAATAAACAGGGCTCCGTCACCATTTAACAGGGATCCAGCACCAATAAACAGGGCTCCGTCACCATTTAACAGGGATCCACTACAGATAAACAGGGCTCCGTCACCATTTAACAGGGATCCACTACAGATAAACAGGGCTCCGTCACCGTTTAATAGGGATCCAGCACCAATAAACAGGGCTCCATCACCGTTTAACAGGGATCCATCACCAATGAACAAGGCTCCATTGCCGTTAAACAGGGACCCATCGCCGCTGAAATGGGAGCGTTCACCCAGACCAGACTTCAAAGCTTTTAATCCACAAGCTGCAATGCACCTCACTCCTTCCCCTCAAAAGACAGAGGCTCTGGTCCCAGCAGGCAGAACTGAGCTCGCACAAGACTTCAAGAAGATGAAGTTGTTCCAAGAGGCTGCCAAGGATCTGCCCTGCAACCTCCCCACAACAGGTAGGGTGGTGATTCGGCACTTTGAAGAGAAAAATGGGGAGGTTGAAACATGGGAGCAGAAGGAGGTGGTTACTCGTGATGGGAAGATAGTCCAGTTCAATGACATCAAGTTTAATAGCAAATAA
- the LOC117946653 gene encoding uncharacterized protein LOC117946653 isoform X2 has protein sequence MTHPTDFSSHLLPKGGQGQHTQESGDAGLSSNMKHKFSDHYNERASPVANECIFGKPTPNEEVDIVTAMKAKIWSPPNHARPKAEANPVSPDEESSKPSTLNIFPPHTLSKNSAQEETVMVLPGTKAITEGQPDQEEAGEASCKMDTGKTPKPKGVPLVPRTGRNHRRKRAGTYWKMYVLCWWSFVHVPVSDGVSVRCFNCADNDSCLVKLMTIYDNDDKILYKRNLNQKFSGCSGISPNGSKSCDVCIHRSKITILCSESVGKLDVEGSDGQRIHISVCDQHQTFGQPDGCDHTVGAQNPGRARYGLLGTGALVLIAVMLLVYN, from the exons ATGACTCACCCAACAGACTTTTCTTCTCATCTTCTGCCAAAAG GTGGCCAGGGGCAACACACCCAGGAGAGCGG cGATGCTGGCCTCTCCTCCAACATGAAGCACAAGTTCAGTGATCATTACAATGAACGTGCTTCGCCTGTGGCAAATGAATGCATCTTTGGAAAACCCACTCCTAATGAAGAAGTAGACATTGTTACAGCGATGAAAGCAAAGATCTGGTCACCCCCTAATCATGCTCGTCCAAAGGCAGAGGCAAACCCTGTGTCTCCTGATGAAGAGTCCTCAAAACCGTCTACTTTAAACATCTTTCCACCACACACCCTGTCAAAGAACAGCGCACAAGAGGAAACTGTAATGGTTTTACCCGGAACAAAAGCCATTACAGAGGGGCAGCCAGATCAAGAGGAAGCAGGAGAAGCAAGCTGCAAGATGGACACCGGGAAAACCCCCAAACCAAAAGGGGTACCACTGGTCCCTAGAACAGGAAGAAACCACCGCAGGAAAAGGGCCGGGACGTACTGgaaaa TGTACGTTCTATGTTGGTGGTCATTCGTACATGTTCCTGTCTCCGACGGCGTTTCTG TTAGGTGCTTTAATTGCGCAGACAATGACAGCTGCCTCGTCAAGTTGATGACCATATATGACAATGATGACAAGATACTGTACAAAAGAAACCTCAATCAAAAGTTTTCAGGATGCTCTGGAATCTCTCCAAATGGTTCTAAGAGCTGTGATGTGTGCATTCACCGATCAAAAATCACCATCCTCTGCTCAGAGAGTGTTGGAAAATTAGACGTGGAGGGCAGCGATGGACAACGCATCCACATCTCTGTCT GTGATCAGCATCAGACTTTTGGCCAACCTGATGGCTGTGATCATACCGTTG GTGCTCAGAATCCTGGTCGTGCACGTTATGGATTACTTGGTACCGGAG CCCTGGTTTTGATCGCGGTGATGCTCTTGGTCTACAAT TGA
- the LOC117946653 gene encoding uncharacterized protein LOC117946653 isoform X1 — protein MTHPTDFSSHLLPKGGQGQHTQESGDAGLSSNMKHKFSDHYNERASPVANECIFGKPTPNEEVDIVTAMKAKIWSPPNHARPKAEANPVSPDEESSKPSTLNIFPPHTLSKNSAQEETVMVLPGTKAITEGQPDQEEAGEASCKMDTGKTPKPKGVPLVPRTGRNHRRKRAGTYWKMYVLCWWSFVHVPVSDGVSVRCFNCADNDSCLVKLMTIYDNDDKILYKRNLNQKFSGCSGISPNGSKSCDVCIHRSKITILCSESVGKLDVEGSDGQRIHISVCDQHQTFGQPDGCDHTVGAQNPGRARYGLLGTGALVLIAVMLLVYNVSMFPDHTTC, from the exons ATGACTCACCCAACAGACTTTTCTTCTCATCTTCTGCCAAAAG GTGGCCAGGGGCAACACACCCAGGAGAGCGG cGATGCTGGCCTCTCCTCCAACATGAAGCACAAGTTCAGTGATCATTACAATGAACGTGCTTCGCCTGTGGCAAATGAATGCATCTTTGGAAAACCCACTCCTAATGAAGAAGTAGACATTGTTACAGCGATGAAAGCAAAGATCTGGTCACCCCCTAATCATGCTCGTCCAAAGGCAGAGGCAAACCCTGTGTCTCCTGATGAAGAGTCCTCAAAACCGTCTACTTTAAACATCTTTCCACCACACACCCTGTCAAAGAACAGCGCACAAGAGGAAACTGTAATGGTTTTACCCGGAACAAAAGCCATTACAGAGGGGCAGCCAGATCAAGAGGAAGCAGGAGAAGCAAGCTGCAAGATGGACACCGGGAAAACCCCCAAACCAAAAGGGGTACCACTGGTCCCTAGAACAGGAAGAAACCACCGCAGGAAAAGGGCCGGGACGTACTGgaaaa TGTACGTTCTATGTTGGTGGTCATTCGTACATGTTCCTGTCTCCGACGGCGTTTCTG TTAGGTGCTTTAATTGCGCAGACAATGACAGCTGCCTCGTCAAGTTGATGACCATATATGACAATGATGACAAGATACTGTACAAAAGAAACCTCAATCAAAAGTTTTCAGGATGCTCTGGAATCTCTCCAAATGGTTCTAAGAGCTGTGATGTGTGCATTCACCGATCAAAAATCACCATCCTCTGCTCAGAGAGTGTTGGAAAATTAGACGTGGAGGGCAGCGATGGACAACGCATCCACATCTCTGTCT GTGATCAGCATCAGACTTTTGGCCAACCTGATGGCTGTGATCATACCGTTG GTGCTCAGAATCCTGGTCGTGCACGTTATGGATTACTTGGTACCGGAG CCCTGGTTTTGATCGCGGTGATGCTCTTGGTCTACAATGTAAGTATGTTTCCTGATCACACAACTTGTTAA